Part of the Permianibacter fluminis genome, GGCGTGGTCGAGGTGCGCGACAATGGCTCCGGTATGGAAGAGACCGTGCGCAAGCGGGTGTTCGAACCGTTTTTCACCACCAAAGATGAAGGCAGCGGCACCGGCCTCGGTTTGTCGGTGTCGTATTTTCTGGTCACCGACCAGTTGCACGGCCAAATGGAAGTGGAATCCAACCTCGGCAGCGGCAGCGTGTTCCGCATTCTTTTGCCATTTGCCGACAGCTATCCCGATGCGCTGCCGGGCCCGTCAAACCAGATCGAGTTGCCACTCTGAGTGCTGGCCGATTCAAACGGCGGTAGCATCCGGTTCAAAAAAAATCGCAGCCAGCAGCTGCGATTTTTTTCGGGTAACCGCGACGCGCGTTATTTGCGCAGCGCCCGCCACAGGAACATCAGCGCAAACAAGCTAAATGCCACCAGCATCCACGCGCCCATCGAAAAGCCCAGCAGGGTCCAGTCGACCTTGGCGCAATCGCCGCTGCCTTTGAGCAGCTCGGCCAGAATCTCGTTGGCCGAAAACACGTCCATCATGTATTCCAGGCTCGGACCGCAGGCCGGAATATCCGCCGGTGGCAGCGACTGCAGCCAGACCTGGCGGCCAGCCGCGGCGACACCGGCCAGACTGATCAGCACGCCGATGCCATTGACCAGCTTGGCCATCAGCGTGCCCGGCTTGGCATTGATGGCCGCCAAGACCAGAAACCAGACCGCCAGCGCGAACACCACGACCCGCTGGATGATGCAGAGCGGGCACGGGTTCAGGCCGACAACATATTGAAAGTAATAGGCTGCAATCAGCAGCTCATGACAAAAGAAGGCCAACAAAAGATTGAAAGTACGTCCGTGCATGGCGAATGTCTTACACGCTGGAGGGCGAAAGGACTGCCACTCTAGCGGTTCCGGCCGGCGATGCAAACGCCGTTCAAGGTGCTACAACTAGCCCAAGGTCTGGAAATCTTGCGAGCAGTCGCCGGCACGCATGCAGAAACCGAGCGAATCTCGACGGATTGGGATCCTACGGAGGCCATCATGCTGATACCGAAACCCGTTTACGAAGCACTGCCCTATGTCTATGTCGGTTTTGGCCTGATGGCCTTGGCCATGATTGAATCCGGCGTCCGCTTCATCCCCGGCGCCCTGTTGATCGTCGCCGGCCTCATCGTGCTGAACCAGCGCTTCAGCTACCGGCAGGAAGAAGCCATCCGCGCCCGCCGCAAGCAGAGCCGCAAAGTGCGGCGGCACGCATAGATTTGTTTGCGCAGGCACGCCTGAATTTACCTGCGCAGGCATGCTTGGATTTGTCTGCAACGGCATGACTGCATCGGCCTGCGCCGGAGCCGCTGAGTTGATCTGTGAAATCAGATGGGGAAGTGCCGAGAGCACCGGCTGACAAACTTGTCCGGCGCGATTGACTGAAATCGAACGCGCCAATTTCGTGGCAGCGCATTTCGGTCAGCGGAGAATTTTTTCTTCCTTCCCACTTTTCTTCAGGCAAATAAAAAGCCCCTTTTAACGGGGGCTTCGGAAGTTTTCCAGTCTGCAGGGCTTCGTGTCCTCGAAGCTTCTTTGTGTCGCTAGCGACGGTTTTATAACACCGCAATTTTTGCTGCGCAAACTTTTTTTACAGTTTTCTGAACTCTCCACTTTTGCCGATCACGACCGCGATCCATTTTGGTCACTGCGCGGCGCGTCGGTTCGGCCTGATTGTCCGCATAGCGCACAATATGCTGCAACGCGACATAGCTGCTCGCGCTGCAGCGGGCCGGCACGATCGGCTTATTTTTTCTTCATGGCATCGGCCAGCAACGCACCAAAGCCGC contains:
- a CDS encoding disulfide bond formation protein B translates to MHGRTFNLLLAFFCHELLIAAYYFQYVVGLNPCPLCIIQRVVVFALAVWFLVLAAINAKPGTLMAKLVNGIGVLISLAGVAAAGRQVWLQSLPPADIPACGPSLEYMMDVFSANEILAELLKGSGDCAKVDWTLLGFSMGAWMLVAFSLFALMFLWRALRK